DNA sequence from the Sediminibacillus dalangtanensis genome:
AAGAATGAACATTATCAGAAACTGATCCAAAAGATCAGTCCAGAAGATTTATTGCCTGGCGTAGAATCCTTTATGAAAGAAGTAAAACAAGCAGGCATAAAAACGGGTCTCGCTTCTGCAAGTAAGAATGCACAGACGGTTATTGAACGATTACAGGTGACAGATTTACTTGATACATTGGTTGATGCGGCCAAAGTGGAACGGGGAAAACCGGATCCAGAGGTATTTTTAACGGCAGCGAAACAACTTGGGGTTCCTGCAGCGTGTTGTGTCGGAATTGAAGATGCCAGTTCCGGAGTAAAGGCAATCAAAGCAGCGGGGATGTATGCTGTCGGTGTAGGGGAAAGGGAATATCTAGGTCAAGCGGATTGGGTCATATCGGATACTAGCCACTTGGCTTTGGATAGTCTGGCGAAGAAAATCAACGAGCATAAAAAAGCATAATCAAGCGTGACGTGTCATAGCTAAGTTTTCCATAAGGAATAGGATGGAAAGCTTTTAAATTTACTATTGATAAACAAACAGTGGTGTGGTATATTATTTTTTGTTGCAAGTCAGCGCTAAATGTCTGTGTTCAACAATAAAAATATTTTGTTCCAAAAAACATTGACACTTACTTGTAACCATGTTATATTATATTTCGTCGCCAAAAACGACGCAACAAAATTTGATCTTTGAAAACTGAACAAAACAACCAGTATGTCAAGCGAGATATACAAGCTAGTTTTTGAACGAGCAAGCAAGCTCACTTTTTATGGAGAGTTTGATCTTGGCTCAGGACGAACGCTGGCGGCGTGCCTAATACATGCAAGTCGAGCGCGGGAAGCAGGCAGATCCCTTCGGGGTGAAGCCTGTGGAACGAGCGGCGGACGGGTGAGTAACACGTGGGCAACCTGCCTGTAAGATCGGGATAACTCCGGGAAACCGGGGCTAATACCGGGTAATACCTTCCTCTGCATGGAGGAAGGTTGAAAGGCGGCCTTTTGGCTGTCACTTACAGATGGGCCCGCGGCGCATTAGCTAGTTGGTAGGGTAATGGCCTACCAAGGCAACGATGCGTAGCCGACCTGAGAGGGTGATCGGCCACACTGGGACTGAGACACGGCCCAGACTCCTACGGGAGGCAGCAGTAGGGAATCTTCCGCAATGGACGAAAGTCTGACGGAGCAACGCCGCGTGAACGATGAAGGTCTTCGGATCGTAAAGTTCTGTTGTCAGGGAAGAACAAGTACCGTTTGAACAAGGCGGTACCTTGACGGTACCTGACGAGGAAGCCCCGGCTAACTACGTGCCAGCAGCCGCGGTAATACGTAGGGGGCAAGCGTTGTCCGGAATTATTGGGCGTAAAGCGCGCGCAGGCGGTTCCTTAAGTCTGATGTGAAAGCCCACGGCTTAACCGTGGAGGGTCATTGGAAACTGGGGAACTTGAGTACAGAAGAGGAGAGCGGAATTCCACGTGTAGCGGTGAAATGCGTAGATATGTGGAGGAACACCAGTGGCGAAGGCGGCTCTCTGGTCTGTAACTGACGCTGAGGCGCGAAAGCGTGGGGAGCGAACAGGATTAGATACCCTGGTAGTCCACGCCGTAAACGATGAGTGCTAGGTGTTAGGGGGTTTCCGCCCCTTAGTGCTGAAGTTAACGCATTAAGCACTCCGCCTGGGGAGTACGGCCGCAAGGCTGAAACTCAAAAGAATTGACGGGGGCCCGCACAAGCGGTGGAGCATGTGGTTTAATTCGAAGCAACGCGAAGAACCTTACCAGGTCTTGACATCCTCTGATTCCTCTAGAGATAGAGGTTTCCCTTCGGGGACAGAGTGACAGGTGGTGCATGGTTGTCGTCAGCTCGTGTCGTGAGATGTTGGGTTAAGTCCCGCAACGAGCGCAACCCTTGACCTTAGTTGCCAGCATTCAGTTGGGCACTCTAGGGTGACTGCCGGTGACAAACCGGAGGAAGGTGGGGATGACGTCAAATCATCATGCCCCTTATGACCTGGGCTACACACGTGCTACAATGGATGGTACAAAGGGAAGCGAAACCGCGAGGTGAAGCAAATCCCATAAAACCATTCTCAGTTCGGATTGCAGGCTGCAACTCGCCTGCATGAAGCCGGAATCGCTAGTAATCGCGGATCAGCATGCCGCGGTGAATACGTTCCCGGGCCTTGTACACACCGCCCGTCACACCACGAGAGTTGGCAACACCCGAAGTCGGTGAGGTAACCTTTTTGGAGCCAGCCGCCGAAGGTGGGGCCAATGATTGGGGTGAAGTCGTAACAAGGTAGCCGTATCGGAAGGTGCGGCTGGATCACCTCCTTTCTAAGGATAAATTAGCTCTTACGAGCTAAACACAGGACATACTTGGTTGTTTGGTTCAGTTTTGAGGGATCAATTCCCTATACCCGTATTATCTTCTCCGCAAGGATGGGCCTGTAGCTCAGTTGGTTAGAGCGCACGCCTGATAAGCGTGAGGTCGGTGGTTCAAGTCCACTCAGGCCCACCATCCATTCGGGGCCTTAGCTCAGCTGGGAGAGCGCCTGCTTTGCACGCAGGAGGTCAGCGGTTCGATCCCGCTAGGCTCCACCATTTTAATTACTTGTACCTTGAAAACTAGATAAGAAAATAGGAAGTGAAGGCGACTGCTCAGCAGGAGCCGGAACTAGACTATGCAAGACATTCAACGACATTGAAGTAACACGTCATTCACGAACGATAAGTTAAGTGAAGAAGGGCGCACGGTGGATGCCTTGGCACTAGGAGCCGATGAAGGACGGGACAAACACCGATATGTCTCGGGGAGCCGTACGTAGGCATTGATCCGGGAATTTCCGAATGGGGGAACCCCCTGCCCGTAATGGGGCAGGACGCTTATCTGAATTCATAGGATAAGTGAGGCAGACCCGGGGAACTGAAACATCTCAGTACCCGGAGGAAGAGAAAGCAAATGCGATTTCCCAAGTAGCGGCGAGCGAAACGGAAACAGCCCAAACCAGAGAGCTTGCTCTCTGGGGTTGTAGGACACTCCATCGGAGTTACCAAGAAACAGTTTAAGCGAATCGATCTGGAACGATCAGCCAAAGAAGGTAAGAGCCCTGTAGTTGAAAGATTGTTTCCTCCGGAGTGGATCCTGAGTACGGCGGAACACGAGGAATTCCGTCGGAATCCGGGAGGACCATCTCCCAAGGCTAAATACTCCCTAGTGACCGATAGTGAACCAGTACCGTGAGGGAAAGGTGAAAAGCACCCCGGAAGGGGAGTGAAAGAGAACCTGAAACCGTGTGCCTACAAGTAGTCGAAGCCCGTTAATGGGTGACGGCGTGCCTTTTGTAGAATGAACCGGCGAGTTACGATCTCCTGCAAGGTTAAGTCGGATAGACGGAGCCGCAGCGAAAGCGAGTCTGAACAGGGCGAATAGAGTAGGGGGTCGTAGACCCGAAACCGTGTGATCTACCCATGTCCAGGGTGAAGGTCAGGTAACACTGACTGGAGGCCCGAACCCACGCGTGTTGAAAAACGCGGGGATGAGGTGTGGGTAGGGGTGAAATGCCAATCGAACACGGAGATAGCTGGTTCTCTCCGAAATAGCTTTAGGGCTAGCCTCAAGAGTTGAGTACTGGAGGTAGAGCACTGATTGGACTAGGGGCCCTCATCGGGTTACCGAATTCAGTCAAACTCCGAATGCCAGCCACTCGATCTTGGGAGTCAGACTATGGGTGATAAGGTTCATAGTCGAAAGGGAAACAGCCCAGACCGCCAGCTAAGGTCCCAAAGTATACGTTAAGTGGAAAAGGATGTGGAGTTGCTTAGACAACCAGGATGTTGGCTTAGAAGCAGCCATCATTTAAAGAGTGCGTAATAGCTCACTGGTCGAGTGACTCTGCGCCGAAAATATACCGGGGCTAAACGTATCACCGAAGCTGCGGATTGTTCTTGCGAACAATGGTAGGAGAGCGTTCTAAGTGCAGCGAAGTCAGACCGTGAGGACTGGTGGAGCGCTTAGAAGTGAGAATGCCGGTATGAGTAGCGAAAAAAGAGTGAGAATCTCTTTCACCGAAAGCCTAAGGTTTCCTGAGGAAGGCTCGTCCGCTCAGGGTTAGTCGGGACCTAAGCCGAGGCCGAAAGGCGTAGGCGATGGACAACAGGTGGATATTCCTGTACCACCTCCTTTCCGTTTGAACGACGGGGGGACGCAGAAGGATAAGGAAAGCGCACTGCTGGTCATGTGCGCCCAAGCAGTAAGAGAGTCGGATAGGCAAATCCGTCCGGCAATCTCAAGCTGTGATGGGGAGGGAAATAAAGTACCGAAGTTCCTGATTTCACACTGCCAAGAAAAGCCTCTAGTGAGGAAAGAGGTGCCCGTACCGCAAACCGACACAGGTAGGCGAGGAGAGAATCCTAAGGTGATCGGGAGAACTCTCGTTAAGGAACTCGGCAAAATGACCCCGTAACTTCGGGAGAAGGGGTGCTTCTTTTGCGAGAAGCCGCAGTGAATAGGCCCAAGCGACTGTTTAGCAAAAACACAGGTCTCTGCGAAGCCGTAAGGCGAAGTATAGGGGCTGACACCTGCCCGGTGCTGGAAGGTTAAGGGGACGCGTTAGCCGCAAGGCGAAGCGTTGAACCGAAGCCCCAGTAAACGGCGGCCGTAACTATAACGGTCCTAAGGTAGCGAAATTCCTTGTCGGGTAAGTTCCGACCCGCACGAAAGGTGCAACGACTTGGGCACTGTCTCAACGAGAGACCCGGTGAAATTATACTATGCGTGAAGATGCGCATTACCCGCGACAGGACGGAAAGACCCCGTGGAGCTTTACTGTAGCCTGATATTGAATGTTGGTACAGCTTGTACAGGATAGGTGGGAGCCTTAGAAACCGGAGCGCTAGCTTCGGT
Encoded proteins:
- the pgmB gene encoding beta-phosphoglucomutase, producing the protein MVIMEIEAIIYDLDGVITDTAEYHFLAWKALADELNIPFDRSFNEQLKGLSRIDSLEIILQQSNQTYSEEEKQRLAAKKNEHYQKLIQKISPEDLLPGVESFMKEVKQAGIKTGLASASKNAQTVIERLQVTDLLDTLVDAAKVERGKPDPEVFLTAAKQLGVPAACCVGIEDASSGVKAIKAAGMYAVGVGEREYLGQADWVISDTSHLALDSLAKKINEHKKA